A region of Candidatus Hadarchaeales archaeon DNA encodes the following proteins:
- the rgy gene encoding reverse gyrase translates to MNLRKARTISRFFGKPFKRKIGNVTVFEVSAGEFVLNIVASMGHIYDLVSGEGFHGVKVEGGRFIPIYDFIKKCRKCGEQFTGLDFCPKCKSQEYYSKKELVKVMRKIALEVNRVFVATDPDIEGEKIAYDVYCSLYSVNRHIERLEFHEITKKAFLQAVKERREINIKMVEAQLVRRIEDRWIGFELSQKLWDRFQNYKLSAGRVQTPVLGWIIERTSESRKKKRVLSAVLSNGLRVFIENPKLSFSPRNLALKNLKAKISALVEEEHTLNPPPPYTTDTLLRDASAKLGFPAPKTMMIAQDLFEMGLCTYHRTDATTVSTVGIGIAKEYIQERYPSLFVPRRYAMEGAHECIRPTRAIDVERLKNLISLGLLRFPKKLTQDHFQLYDLIFKRFIASQMKEARVLYQKFMVSVDGNEVHMENPVSVVSQGFNVVLPVKTANPVREGEYAIKFARILKLPAARPFTQGEIIALMREKGIGRPSTYAKIVETILERNYAIDRNNKLINTPLGFKVYMYLCRNFGKYTSEETTRRLELLMDLVEQGKADYNEILKELYQEILEIRKAH, encoded by the coding sequence TTGAATCTCCGAAAGGCAAGAACCATTTCCAGATTTTTCGGTAAACCCTTCAAAAGGAAGATTGGAAACGTAACTGTTTTTGAGGTGAGCGCTGGGGAATTTGTGCTCAACATTGTGGCGAGCATGGGGCACATCTATGATCTTGTTTCAGGTGAGGGCTTCCACGGTGTAAAAGTTGAAGGAGGTCGCTTCATACCCATATATGACTTTATAAAGAAATGCCGGAAATGTGGTGAACAATTTACGGGACTCGATTTTTGTCCAAAATGTAAAAGTCAAGAATACTATTCCAAGAAGGAGCTCGTCAAAGTTATGAGGAAAATCGCCCTCGAAGTTAACCGTGTTTTCGTCGCTACAGATCCGGATATTGAAGGAGAAAAGATAGCCTACGACGTTTACTGTTCGCTTTACTCAGTCAATAGGCACATCGAGAGGTTGGAGTTCCATGAAATAACCAAGAAAGCTTTCCTCCAAGCCGTCAAAGAAAGACGAGAAATCAACATAAAAATGGTGGAGGCTCAGCTTGTCCGCCGCATAGAAGACCGCTGGATAGGATTCGAACTAAGCCAAAAACTCTGGGACCGTTTCCAGAACTATAAACTGTCTGCTGGAAGGGTTCAAACGCCAGTCTTGGGCTGGATAATAGAACGAACGAGCGAATCGAGAAAGAAAAAGCGGGTCTTGTCAGCTGTGCTTTCAAACGGCCTAAGGGTTTTCATCGAAAATCCAAAATTGTCGTTTTCACCGAGAAACCTCGCTCTTAAAAACCTCAAAGCCAAAATATCGGCTCTAGTGGAAGAAGAGCACACATTAAATCCACCACCACCTTACACCACAGACACACTACTCCGGGACGCTTCAGCAAAGCTCGGTTTTCCAGCCCCAAAGACAATGATGATTGCTCAAGATTTGTTTGAGATGGGTTTATGCACATATCATAGAACGGATGCCACAACAGTTTCAACGGTAGGTATAGGTATCGCCAAAGAATATATTCAAGAAAGGTATCCATCGCTTTTTGTTCCCCGAAGATATGCTATGGAAGGTGCCCATGAATGTATAAGACCGACAAGAGCCATTGACGTAGAAAGACTGAAAAACTTGATATCTCTTGGACTTTTACGTTTTCCGAAAAAGTTGACGCAAGATCACTTTCAACTCTACGATCTGATATTCAAGCGGTTTATTGCGAGCCAGATGAAAGAGGCTAGAGTCCTCTACCAGAAATTCATGGTTTCGGTGGATGGAAACGAAGTGCATATGGAAAACCCGGTAAGCGTAGTGTCCCAAGGCTTCAATGTTGTGTTACCCGTGAAAACTGCAAATCCAGTGAGAGAAGGCGAGTATGCGATAAAATTTGCAAGGATTTTGAAGCTTCCGGCAGCGAGGCCTTTCACACAGGGCGAAATAATAGCCCTAATGCGGGAAAAAGGAATAGGAAGACCAAGCACATACGCGAAAATCGTGGAGACGATTCTCGAAAGAAACTACGCTATTGATCGAAATAACAAGCTAATAAACACACCGTTGGGCTTTAAGGTTTACATGTATCTCTGTCGAAATTTTGGGAAATACACTTCTGAAGAAACTACGCGAAGGCTAGAATTGCTGATGGATCTGGTTGAGCAAGGCAAAGCTGACTACAACGAAATCTTGAAAGAGCTTTACCAAGAAATCTTGGAAATAAGGAAAGCCCATTGA
- the rgy gene encoding reverse gyrase, with amino-acid sequence MRSIYHGLCVNCEGAISDDRLLWMGVCENCVERTETLKSREQLLKILREKGRLYFAEEIFLFQQKFREFSQFFKKAVGQRMWSLQETWARRILLNSNFSIVAPTGVGKTVLGTVSALYFAVNGRKSYIILPTALLVQQVAERLDVFSKRLGVNPRVVCYHAGMSDSERRGALEKVARGEFEILITTERFLINHFKIVKNKTFDFVFVDDVDSFLKSPKNIDKIMKLLGFSDEIIATAFRIVELRREAGRLRRMEKSPEQIVDEVERLRNQIEEYKRQNKIGLLVVSGATVKAKRTKRIKLFEELLNFQIGFQPEFLRNIKDYYLKAEAGMEQQVLSLIQRFGGGCLIFVPSVLGREHVAKLNAFLNANGVKSYAYMKMDEEMLEKFQNGEYEVLVGVASYRSPLARGIDLPERIRYVIFAGVPRSEIQLSWNEYNPVKLLMLLKNIREFLDANIQDRASQVINALRSVVPVNKQTVEMVKEAIEKGTTLEGFDEHVRRIVLEARNFLKEAINPKVVEAISKSKEVSLKQKGNEFYLVVADPVAYVQASGRASRMFAGGITRGASFILVDDEKAFYALRKQLEFMLGEFSPIEFSFKTAERWFKKIDEDRQTIRDINEGQISKRLKDFIKTALLIVESPKGKNHFQIFR; translated from the coding sequence ATGAGGAGTATCTATCATGGCTTATGCGTGAACTGTGAAGGCGCTATATCGGACGATCGGCTTCTCTGGATGGGTGTCTGCGAAAACTGTGTTGAAAGAACCGAGACGCTAAAAAGCAGGGAACAATTGCTCAAGATTTTGAGAGAGAAAGGGCGTCTCTACTTTGCCGAGGAAATTTTCCTATTCCAGCAGAAGTTTAGAGAGTTTTCTCAGTTCTTCAAGAAAGCGGTTGGACAGAGAATGTGGTCTCTTCAGGAAACGTGGGCTAGAAGAATTCTTTTAAACAGCAATTTCTCCATTGTGGCACCCACCGGTGTTGGAAAAACCGTCTTGGGAACTGTTTCAGCTTTGTATTTTGCGGTCAATGGTAGAAAAAGCTATATAATCCTCCCAACAGCGCTTCTTGTCCAACAAGTTGCGGAAAGGCTGGATGTTTTCTCTAAAAGGCTTGGCGTAAATCCAAGAGTAGTTTGCTATCATGCAGGCATGAGCGATTCTGAAAGACGTGGAGCTCTGGAAAAGGTGGCACGGGGTGAATTTGAAATTTTAATTACAACTGAGAGATTTTTGATTAACCACTTTAAGATTGTCAAGAATAAAACCTTCGACTTCGTTTTTGTGGATGATGTGGATTCTTTCCTCAAGTCTCCGAAAAACATAGACAAGATCATGAAACTTCTGGGTTTCAGCGATGAAATAATCGCCACAGCTTTTAGGATAGTCGAGTTGCGGAGGGAGGCAGGTCGCCTGAGAAGAATGGAGAAATCTCCAGAGCAAATTGTCGATGAAGTTGAAAGGCTTCGAAACCAAATCGAGGAATATAAGCGCCAAAACAAGATAGGATTGCTCGTGGTTTCGGGAGCAACGGTTAAAGCCAAAAGAACAAAGCGGATAAAACTCTTCGAGGAGCTTCTAAACTTCCAGATAGGTTTCCAACCAGAATTCCTCAGAAATATCAAAGATTATTATTTGAAGGCAGAAGCAGGCATGGAGCAGCAAGTCCTGTCACTTATCCAGCGTTTTGGCGGTGGATGTCTTATCTTTGTTCCATCCGTTTTGGGTAGAGAGCACGTGGCTAAGCTCAATGCTTTTTTAAACGCTAACGGCGTCAAGTCCTACGCTTACATGAAGATGGATGAAGAAATGTTGGAAAAGTTTCAAAACGGCGAATATGAGGTTCTTGTGGGTGTTGCCAGCTACAGAAGTCCTCTAGCTAGGGGCATAGATCTTCCGGAGAGAATTCGTTACGTGATCTTTGCCGGTGTTCCGAGAAGCGAGATTCAGCTGAGCTGGAACGAATACAATCCAGTCAAGCTTTTGATGCTCCTCAAAAATATCAGGGAATTCCTCGATGCAAATATTCAAGATAGGGCTAGTCAAGTGATAAACGCTCTCCGGAGCGTCGTACCGGTGAATAAACAAACCGTGGAAATGGTTAAAGAAGCCATAGAAAAGGGAACAACGCTGGAAGGCTTTGACGAACACGTTAGGAGAATCGTTCTAGAAGCTAGAAACTTCTTGAAGGAGGCGATAAACCCGAAGGTTGTTGAAGCGATATCCAAGAGCAAGGAGGTTTCTCTTAAACAGAAAGGCAACGAATTCTATCTCGTTGTAGCAGATCCGGTAGCCTATGTTCAAGCTTCGGGTAGAGCCTCAAGAATGTTTGCGGGCGGTATAACTAGGGGTGCGAGCTTCATCCTAGTTGACGATGAAAAGGCATTTTACGCTCTTAGAAAACAGCTGGAGTTCATGCTCGGCGAATTCTCACCGATTGAGTTCAGCTTTAAGACAGCCGAAAGATGGTTTAAAAAGATAGACGAAGACCGCCAAACCATAAGAGACATTAATGAAGGTCAAATATCGAAAAGGCTTAAGGACTTCATCAAAACGGCTTTGTTGATCGTTGAATCTCCGAAAGGCAAGAACCATTTCCAGATTTTTCGGTAA
- a CDS encoding radical SAM protein, with amino-acid sequence MIKHPLQIGLQMSSQLFDPLKLAEEIRPYVVKNHQRRYYRVGRPGRWYGGIATADCTGCCLKCVFCWSGGPRDNPTIGEFFSAEDIFRKLDSCAKKFGYTQVRVSGNEPTLSPDHLLDLISLTDEAGYLFILETNGILVNKKLAKSLAKFENLHVRVSLKGTNEQEFSMLTGAFPEAFQLQLEALRNLLDEGVACHPAIMLSFSRKDALEDLKKRLAEIDRSLPRKIEEEYVFLYPHVVRRLKEAGIKPRVAYQPEKIPNELI; translated from the coding sequence ATGATAAAACATCCGCTGCAGATAGGTTTGCAGATGTCTAGCCAACTTTTTGATCCGCTGAAGCTCGCGGAGGAGATCCGCCCGTACGTGGTGAAAAATCATCAACGCAGATATTATAGGGTGGGCAGACCGGGGAGATGGTATGGGGGAATAGCCACCGCCGATTGCACAGGCTGTTGTCTAAAATGTGTCTTCTGCTGGAGTGGCGGTCCGAGAGATAACCCGACGATAGGAGAATTCTTTTCTGCGGAGGATATCTTCAGAAAGCTTGATAGTTGTGCGAAAAAGTTCGGCTACACGCAAGTGAGAGTGAGCGGAAACGAACCAACACTGTCTCCCGACCACCTGCTCGATCTCATCTCTCTAACGGACGAAGCCGGCTACTTATTTATTCTCGAGACGAACGGGATTCTTGTGAACAAAAAATTAGCAAAGAGCCTTGCGAAGTTTGAAAATTTACATGTCAGAGTTTCTCTGAAGGGCACCAATGAGCAGGAATTTTCGATGCTCACAGGGGCGTTTCCAGAGGCTTTTCAGCTCCAGCTTGAAGCTCTCAGAAATCTGTTGGATGAGGGAGTAGCCTGTCATCCTGCCATTATGTTATCTTTCAGCCGAAAAGATGCGTTAGAAGATCTCAAGAAAAGATTGGCCGAGATAGATCGTTCTTTGCCTAGAAAAATCGAAGAAGAATACGTTTTTCTTTATCCACATGTTGTTCGGAGACTGAAGGAGGCGGGAATAAAACCCAGGGTCGCTTACCAGCCGGAGAAAATCCCAAACGAGCTGATATAG
- the proC gene encoding pyrroline-5-carboxylate reductase: protein MKIGIIGAGNMGLALAKGILLSGKIAPENILISDKDEEKLELAKNLGVSTTTENKKVTEESDIVFLAVKPAVVRSVLTEISEKLNGKLLISIAAGIDTKTIERLCGARVIRVMPNICAEIGEMTACYSLGSRTRADDERILKEVLAGAGKMFKIDEELMDAATAICGSGPAFFLELMRAAEDAAVELGFERETARQIISQVARGAAELLKTGEPGKLITRICTRGGTTERGMKVLEEGKVGEIFRRAFRAAAERSRELKKEV, encoded by the coding sequence ATGAAGATTGGAATAATTGGAGCAGGAAATATGGGTCTTGCCCTAGCCAAGGGCATTCTGCTCTCGGGGAAAATAGCACCGGAAAACATTCTAATCAGCGATAAAGATGAAGAGAAACTTGAGCTGGCAAAAAATCTTGGGGTGTCGACAACAACTGAAAACAAAAAAGTGACGGAAGAGTCCGACATCGTTTTCTTGGCTGTGAAACCTGCAGTGGTTAGAAGTGTTTTAACCGAGATTTCTGAGAAACTCAACGGAAAGCTACTGATCTCGATCGCCGCCGGCATTGACACGAAAACAATTGAACGCCTTTGTGGAGCCAGAGTTATTAGAGTTATGCCAAACATCTGCGCCGAAATCGGTGAGATGACCGCCTGTTATTCGCTCGGTTCGAGAACAAGAGCAGACGATGAGAGGATTCTGAAGGAAGTCTTGGCTGGAGCTGGAAAAATGTTTAAGATTGATGAGGAGTTAATGGATGCAGCGACTGCAATCTGCGGAAGCGGCCCAGCCTTCTTCCTCGAGCTGATGAGGGCTGCTGAGGATGCTGCGGTAGAGCTGGGGTTTGAGAGAGAAACCGCTCGACAAATCATCTCACAGGTAGCGAGAGGGGCAGCGGAGCTGTTGAAAACGGGAGAGCCTGGCAAGCTCATCACCAGAATATGCACGAGAGGTGGAACGACAGAGCGGGGCATGAAGGTGCTGGAAGAAGGAAAGGTAGGCGAGATTTTTAGGAGAGCTTTCCGGGCCGCAGCAGAGAGATCTAGAGAACTCAAAAAGGAAGTTTAA
- the purC gene encoding phosphoribosylaminoimidazolesuccinocarboxamide synthase, which translates to MKEENGGKDLGSVKDLEIVERPTAERMGVGRFHFSDRYSVFDWGEMPDLIQGKGAALCLMGSYCFERLEEEGIKTHYRGLISGGRLLRFDELEEPASIMEINLVNVYRPTTRIENGRLVYDYGIFTPNLVNFLIPLEIIYRNGLPEGSSVFRRLQLGELTLKELGLDHMPRPGEKLEKPIFDVSTKLEETDRYINWDEAKRIAGLTDDEVEEIKELLLKVDNVITGIASKAGLENEDGKIELAFDQERNLMVVDVVGTLDECRFTYRGIHVSKEVARQYYKKTDWFRAVEEAKKLAEKKGVKDWRSLCKVQPPHLDLELKEIISEMYMAAANALTGRKFFEVSTIDEVIRHYREYIQSKGL; encoded by the coding sequence TTGAAAGAGGAAAACGGGGGAAAAGACTTGGGAAGCGTAAAAGATTTGGAAATCGTGGAAAGACCGACTGCAGAAAGAATGGGAGTAGGTCGCTTTCACTTTTCTGACAGATACTCCGTTTTTGACTGGGGCGAGATGCCCGATCTGATCCAAGGAAAGGGTGCGGCCCTCTGTTTGATGGGTTCTTACTGCTTTGAAAGACTGGAGGAGGAAGGGATAAAAACCCACTATCGTGGTCTAATCTCTGGAGGTAGACTTCTCAGGTTTGACGAACTTGAGGAACCAGCAAGCATAATGGAGATAAATCTGGTGAACGTCTACAGGCCGACAACGCGTATAGAGAATGGGAGGCTCGTCTACGATTACGGCATTTTCACCCCAAATCTCGTGAATTTCCTAATCCCGCTTGAGATAATCTACAGGAACGGTCTTCCGGAGGGTTCTTCCGTCTTCCGCAGGTTACAACTTGGTGAGTTGACACTTAAAGAACTCGGTCTTGATCATATGCCGAGACCCGGTGAAAAATTGGAAAAGCCGATATTCGATGTGAGCACAAAGCTTGAAGAAACGGACAGATACATCAACTGGGATGAGGCGAAACGTATAGCTGGTCTTACAGATGATGAAGTCGAAGAAATAAAAGAGCTCCTTTTGAAAGTTGATAACGTAATAACGGGAATAGCATCCAAAGCCGGTCTAGAAAATGAAGATGGAAAAATAGAGCTAGCTTTTGACCAGGAGAGAAATCTGATGGTTGTGGATGTTGTTGGAACGCTCGATGAATGCAGATTCACCTATCGGGGAATCCATGTCAGTAAGGAAGTGGCCAGACAATATTACAAGAAAACCGACTGGTTTAGAGCCGTTGAGGAAGCAAAGAAACTCGCAGAAAAAAAAGGTGTTAAAGACTGGAGAAGCCTGTGTAAAGTTCAACCACCCCATCTGGATCTAGAGCTGAAAGAGATAATAAGCGAGATGTACATGGCTGCAGCGAACGCATTGACCGGGCGGAAGTTCTTCGAGGTTTCGACAATTGACGAAGTCATAAGACATTATCGAGAATACATCCAAAGCAAAGGCTTATAA
- a CDS encoding ATP-binding protein: protein MKLCSKCGERAEIELDYARMHLCDRCFVDFYERKVRETVKKYKMIGKEDKVAVAVSGGKDSAALLFVLRKLFPDLSIAAVHINVEIPGYSEECEQKFRELARIVGVDSIVYNTREKLGITTPDFQKTVYKDRICSPCGTIKRYLLNKIALENGFTKVATGHNLDDTVEVLFNLYVQGDIQQLVRLRPVAPSTHPKLVTKIKPLIEMTEKENLLYALKNQLPFKEAPCPLASGSRSRERKKLLEMIEGKMRGFKHTLFSSHVKRILPVLEEGVKLPSFVECSSCGMPSSEDPCAFCRRIKMVKGNHED from the coding sequence ATGAAACTCTGCTCGAAATGTGGCGAAAGGGCTGAAATCGAACTGGATTACGCCAGAATGCACCTCTGCGACAGGTGTTTCGTGGATTTTTACGAAAGAAAAGTGAGAGAAACAGTCAAAAAGTACAAGATGATTGGAAAGGAAGATAAGGTGGCGGTTGCGGTCTCGGGCGGAAAGGATAGCGCCGCCCTTCTCTTCGTTTTAAGAAAACTTTTTCCCGATCTTTCCATTGCTGCCGTTCACATAAATGTAGAAATTCCAGGTTATTCCGAGGAATGCGAGCAAAAGTTCAGGGAGCTAGCCAGGATAGTCGGTGTGGATTCTATCGTTTACAACACGAGGGAAAAACTCGGAATAACAACACCCGATTTCCAGAAGACGGTTTACAAGGATAGGATTTGCTCACCGTGTGGAACCATCAAGCGGTATCTTCTGAACAAGATCGCGCTCGAGAACGGTTTCACGAAAGTGGCTACTGGGCACAACCTAGACGATACCGTTGAGGTGCTTTTCAACCTCTACGTGCAGGGAGATATCCAGCAGCTCGTGAGGCTGAGACCTGTCGCCCCCTCAACCCACCCAAAGCTTGTGACGAAAATAAAACCTCTCATTGAGATGACGGAAAAAGAGAACTTGCTGTACGCTTTGAAAAATCAACTCCCATTCAAGGAAGCTCCATGTCCTCTCGCCTCCGGAAGTAGAAGCCGTGAGAGGAAAAAATTGCTCGAGATGATCGAAGGAAAGATGCGCGGATTTAAACATACTCTGTTCTCATCACACGTCAAAAGGATTTTACCCGTTCTCGAAGAAGGAGTTAAGCTTCCATCGTTTGTTGAATGTTCCTCGTGCGGGATGCCTTCTTCGGAAGACCCGTGCGCATTCTGTAGACGTATAAAAATGGTGAAGGGAAACCATGAAGATTAG
- a CDS encoding HAD family hydrolase produces the protein MKIRGVLFDVDSTLVDSRLAMDLALETIVRELVDFVGRTEDLEKALWKSRQIDLEMHANLQYDRKMWWRRICDELWPGVTLPEDLVENLTLEYWRIVCEKSTLFPDSLETIGSLKNRGYRLGIVTDTDGTPSVKRWRLEKLEIKKWFDIVVIAGEDTPAVKPDPGPFLLAAAKLKLKPEECLMVGDKIATDVRGAKAAGMLAALVRRRESENCAEADFVLECLGDLLRFL, from the coding sequence ATGAAGATTAGAGGAGTCCTTTTCGATGTGGATAGCACGCTAGTAGATTCGAGACTGGCCATGGACCTTGCGCTCGAGACGATTGTGAGGGAACTCGTCGATTTCGTCGGACGGACGGAGGATCTCGAAAAAGCTCTTTGGAAATCGCGGCAGATAGATTTGGAAATGCATGCAAATCTACAGTATGACCGGAAAATGTGGTGGCGGAGAATTTGCGACGAGCTCTGGCCGGGTGTGACGCTTCCAGAAGATCTCGTCGAGAATCTCACCTTGGAATACTGGAGAATCGTTTGTGAGAAATCTACGCTGTTTCCAGATTCTTTGGAAACGATCGGGAGTCTGAAAAACAGGGGTTATCGACTTGGAATCGTGACGGATACTGATGGAACACCAAGTGTGAAAAGATGGAGGCTGGAGAAACTAGAGATTAAGAAATGGTTTGACATTGTTGTCATAGCTGGGGAAGATACTCCAGCTGTGAAGCCGGATCCCGGACCATTCCTTCTCGCCGCCGCCAAGCTCAAATTGAAACCGGAAGAGTGTCTCATGGTGGGGGATAAAATAGCAACAGATGTGAGGGGAGCGAAGGCCGCTGGAATGTTGGCGGCGCTCGTTCGGAGAAGAGAGAGTGAAAACTGTGCGGAGGCAGATTTTGTTTTGGAATGTCTAGGAGATCTTCTGAGATTTCTTTGA
- a CDS encoding DUF1512 domain-containing protein, giving the protein MNIFKKDIMRIDMPEIDILGTIIILMVLSLIYTLLTPHLLSLQASMGIGQLRKSMREIETFAIESRAIALRSFSKHGRTKRDIRKEIENSLEFFAIEPVREDPVGVLRRLEHILDVRKKRFESLVKKLSPKADEETAANLEMVLEGAIATHTLYRLMKHYCLLAEKTKSYQLVMILQMQLPFLKEYAKAFTRATRTFAEGKPIGDGVGPLTAVLIANTDRWKEEVEDTVYAEVPFEGRTLLVVKAKGPGGRVGKPGELIRRLAKKRKINRIIMIDAAAKLEGERSGEVVEGVGAAIGGPPVDKYKIEEIATELGIPLDAVIIKESLVESITEMHKGLAEGARKAAEVVKRAILERTKPKDTILIAGIGNTIGIGQSPKEIPREFPQPPVLPKGAIESAVLPIG; this is encoded by the coding sequence TTGAACATCTTCAAAAAAGATATTATGCGAATCGATATGCCGGAAATCGACATCTTGGGAACAATCATTATACTGATGGTTCTCAGTCTTATCTACACCCTTCTGACACCTCATCTTCTTTCGCTTCAGGCTAGCATGGGTATCGGTCAGCTCAGAAAAAGCATGAGAGAAATCGAAACTTTTGCGATAGAGAGTCGCGCGATAGCGCTCAGATCATTCTCGAAACATGGAAGAACGAAGAGAGACATAAGGAAGGAAATAGAAAATTCGCTGGAGTTTTTCGCGATAGAGCCCGTCAGGGAGGATCCAGTCGGCGTTCTCAGAAGACTCGAGCACATACTGGATGTGAGAAAGAAGAGATTTGAGAGCCTGGTCAAGAAGCTCTCCCCCAAGGCAGATGAGGAGACTGCCGCAAACCTTGAAATGGTTCTCGAAGGTGCAATCGCGACCCACACACTTTATCGACTTATGAAACACTACTGCCTGCTCGCAGAGAAGACGAAGAGTTATCAACTCGTTATGATTCTGCAGATGCAGCTCCCATTCCTGAAGGAATACGCCAAGGCATTCACGAGAGCCACGAGGACGTTCGCGGAAGGAAAGCCGATAGGAGACGGGGTGGGTCCGCTGACGGCCGTTCTCATCGCAAATACGGACAGGTGGAAGGAGGAGGTGGAGGATACAGTCTACGCGGAAGTTCCATTTGAAGGTCGAACCTTGCTTGTTGTTAAGGCGAAAGGGCCTGGAGGCAGGGTTGGCAAACCGGGAGAACTCATAAGACGCCTAGCGAAGAAAAGAAAGATAAACAGAATAATCATGATAGATGCTGCGGCAAAGCTTGAAGGAGAGAGAAGCGGAGAAGTCGTGGAAGGAGTTGGTGCGGCGATAGGAGGACCGCCAGTCGACAAATACAAGATTGAGGAAATTGCGACAGAGCTCGGTATCCCGCTCGACGCCGTCATCATAAAGGAGTCCCTCGTCGAGTCGATCACGGAGATGCACAAAGGGCTTGCCGAGGGCGCAAGGAAAGCGGCCGAAGTCGTGAAAAGAGCAATTCTCGAGAGAACGAAACCTAAGGATACCATCTTGATTGCTGGGATAGGAAACACAATAGGGATCGGGCAGTCCCCAAAAGAGATTCCGAGGGAATTCCCGCAGCCTCCGGTTCTGCCAAAAGGAGCAATCGAATCCGCCGTTCTGCCAATCGGTTGA